The genomic region GAATTAGACCATCATTATTTAAATGAAATACCCGGATTAGAAAATCCAACAAGTGAAAATATAGCAAGATACCTTTGGAAAAGGCTCAGCAGTAATTTGCCCCAACTCCATCAAATTGACGTGCACGAGACTTGTAACGCCGGATGCACCTATCTGGGTGAATAAATCATCTTATTCTAAAGGTTTTTATATCAATTTCTAGAATTGTCTAGGATATCCTGAATCATGGATTGATCCACCATATTCTTTTGCGGATTTCTTTTTGAGGTTTGCCCCAGCGTAATGTTTGCAGATAGTTGTCTTTCCAATACAATTGCAAGCTCTTTTGTGCGAATCGGTTTGGCAATGTAATCGTCCATTCCCGCATCCAACATCCTCTCCCGGTCTCCCTTTAAAGCGTGTGCGGTCATGGCGATTATAGGAATATTGTGATTTTTAACTTCTGATTCAGGGTTTCGGATGATTTTTGTTGCCTCGATTCCGTCCATTTCTGGCATTTGAATATCCATAAAAATCAAATCGTAATGACTGTATTTCAACACTTCAACTGCTTCTTTTCCGTTAAACACCACATCCACCCGGTAGCCTAATTTTTCGATAAAACGTTTGGCAACTTTTTGATTGGTTAAATTATCTTCCACAAGTAAAAGTTTTATTTCGCTTTGATTATGTCCTGATTGAGATGTTATTTGAATGTTTTCATCTGAAACTTGACTTTTGTTTGGTCCTTGATAATCTTGTAATTTATTAGGAGGCTGCTTTTCAAAAACTGCAGTGAACCAAAATGTTGAACCTGATCCTGCTTCACTT from candidate division KSB1 bacterium harbors:
- a CDS encoding response regulator; this encodes MEDNLTNQKVAKRFIEKLGYRVDVVFNGKEAVEVLKYSHYDLIFMDIQMPEMDGIEATKIIRNPESEVKNHNIPIIAMTAHALKGDRERMLDAGMDDYIAKPIRTKELAIVLERQLSANITLGQTSKRNPQKNMVDQSMIQDILDNSRN